A portion of the Pseudomonas koreensis genome contains these proteins:
- the sdhC gene encoding succinate dehydrogenase, cytochrome b556 subunit, whose amino-acid sequence MKSQRPVNLDLRTIKLPVTAYTSILHRISGVILFVCLAIMLYALDKSLSSEEGFGQVKACLTSPLAKLVIWGILSALLYHLVAGVRHLIMDMGIGETLEGGKLGSKIVIAVSVVVIVLAGVWIW is encoded by the coding sequence GTGAAAAGCCAACGACCTGTAAACCTAGACCTAAGGACCATCAAACTCCCAGTCACTGCTTACACGTCCATTCTTCACCGTATCTCCGGTGTCATCCTCTTCGTGTGCCTTGCCATCATGCTTTACGCATTGGACAAGTCGCTGAGCTCCGAGGAAGGCTTCGGTCAGGTGAAAGCGTGTCTGACCAGTCCGCTAGCCAAGCTAGTGATTTGGGGCATCCTGTCCGCTCTGCTGTATCACCTGGTAGCCGGTGTGCGCCACTTGATCATGGACATGGGCATCGGTGAGACGCTGGAAGGCGGCAAGCTGGGCTCGAAAATCGTTATCGCCGTTTCCGTGGTGGTAATCGTTCTGGCAGGAGTCTGGATATGGTAA
- a CDS encoding succinate dehydrogenase iron-sulfur subunit produces MLQVSVYRYNPDQDAAPFMQDFQVDTGGKDLMVLDVLALIKEQDEGFSYRRSCREGVCGSDGMNINGKNGLACITPLSAVVKGNKLIVRPLPGLPVIRDLVVDMSIFYKQYEKVKPYLQNDTPAPAIERLQSPEEREKLDGLYECILCACCSTSCPSFWWNPDKFLGPAALLQAYRFLADSRDTKTSERLASLDDPFSVFRCRGIMNCVNVCPKGLNPTKAIGHIRNMLLSSGV; encoded by the coding sequence ATGTTGCAAGTCAGTGTTTATCGCTACAACCCTGATCAGGACGCTGCGCCGTTCATGCAGGATTTCCAGGTCGATACCGGTGGTAAAGACCTGATGGTGCTGGACGTGCTGGCCCTGATCAAAGAGCAGGACGAAGGGTTCTCCTATCGTCGCTCCTGCCGTGAAGGCGTCTGCGGCTCCGACGGCATGAACATCAACGGCAAGAACGGTCTGGCATGCATCACGCCGCTGTCCGCTGTTGTAAAAGGTAACAAGCTGATCGTTCGTCCGCTGCCAGGTTTGCCGGTTATCCGTGACCTGGTCGTCGATATGAGCATCTTCTACAAGCAATACGAGAAGGTGAAGCCTTACCTGCAGAACGACACGCCGGCTCCGGCCATCGAGCGTCTGCAGTCGCCAGAAGAGCGCGAAAAGCTCGACGGTCTGTACGAGTGCATCCTGTGCGCCTGCTGCTCGACCTCCTGCCCGTCCTTCTGGTGGAACCCGGACAAGTTCCTCGGTCCTGCTGCGCTGCTGCAAGCCTACCGCTTCCTGGCAGACAGCCGCGACACCAAGACCAGCGAACGTCTGGCTTCACTTGACGACCCGTTCAGCGTTTTCCGCTGCCGGGGCATCATGAACTGCGTCAACGTATGTCCGAAAGGCCTGAACCCGACTAAGGCCATCGGTCACATCCGTAACATGCTGCTCTCGAGCGGCGTGTGA
- a CDS encoding glycine betaine ABC transporter substrate-binding protein: MKMRRLLGAGAVLALAMSSTFANAEKQTLNIGYVDGWSDSVATTHVAAEVIKQKLGYDVKLQAVATGIMWQGVATGKLDAMLSAWLPVTHGDYWTKNKDQVVDYGPNFKDAKIGLIVPEYVKAKSIEDLKTDDTFKNRIVGIDAGSGVMLKTDQAIKDYGLDKYSLKASSGAGMIAELTRAEKKNESIAVTGWVPHWMFAKWKLRFLDDPKGVYGEAETVNSIGSKGLEAKAPEVAKFLKNFQWASKDEIGEVMLAIQDGAKPDAAAKDWVAKHPDRVADWTK, encoded by the coding sequence ATGAAGATGCGACGACTTTTAGGCGCAGGTGCCGTTCTGGCGCTTGCGATGAGTTCCACTTTCGCCAACGCTGAAAAACAGACCCTGAACATCGGTTACGTTGACGGCTGGTCCGACAGCGTCGCGACCACCCATGTGGCGGCCGAAGTGATCAAACAGAAACTCGGCTACGACGTGAAGCTGCAAGCCGTCGCCACCGGGATCATGTGGCAAGGCGTGGCTACCGGCAAACTCGACGCCATGCTCTCGGCGTGGCTGCCCGTGACCCACGGTGACTACTGGACGAAAAACAAGGATCAGGTCGTCGATTACGGCCCGAACTTCAAGGATGCGAAAATCGGCCTGATCGTGCCGGAGTACGTCAAAGCCAAGTCGATCGAAGACCTGAAAACCGACGACACTTTCAAAAACCGCATTGTCGGCATCGACGCCGGTTCAGGCGTGATGCTCAAGACCGATCAGGCGATCAAGGATTACGGTCTGGACAAGTACAGCCTCAAGGCCAGTTCCGGCGCCGGCATGATTGCCGAGCTGACCCGTGCCGAGAAGAAAAACGAATCCATCGCCGTCACCGGTTGGGTGCCGCACTGGATGTTCGCCAAGTGGAAACTGCGCTTCCTCGACGACCCGAAAGGCGTATATGGCGAGGCTGAAACCGTCAACAGCATCGGTAGTAAAGGCCTGGAAGCCAAGGCGCCGGAAGTGGCCAAGTTCCTGAAAAACTTCCAGTGGGCGTCGAAAGACGAAATCGGCGAGGTCATGCTGGCGATTCAGGACGGCGCCAAGCCTGATGCAGCGGCCAAGGACTGGGTGGCCAAACACCCGGATCGCGTAGCTGACTGGACCAAATAA
- a CDS encoding DUF485 domain-containing protein yields MNDSIYLSIQNSPRFKELVQKRERFAWILSAIMLGLYSAFILLIAYGPHVLGAKISPESSITWGIPIGVGLIISAFVLTGIYVRRANGEFDDLNNAILKEAQQ; encoded by the coding sequence ATGAACGACAGCATTTACCTCTCGATTCAAAACAGTCCCCGATTCAAGGAGCTGGTTCAGAAAAGGGAACGATTCGCCTGGATTCTCTCGGCAATCATGCTTGGGCTCTACTCCGCATTCATCCTGCTGATCGCATACGGGCCACACGTGCTCGGGGCGAAAATCAGTCCTGAATCCTCGATCACCTGGGGCATCCCGATCGGTGTCGGCCTGATCATTTCGGCCTTCGTCCTGACCGGCATCTACGTGCGCCGCGCCAATGGCGAGTTCGACGACCTGAACAATGCGATTCTCAAGGAGGCTCAGCAATGA
- a CDS encoding beta (1-6) glucans synthase, with the protein MQVTCVALQPLGLTMSATSRFPFLPYLFACLFGLLALGGFWYGLGQPVILPDAATPTHKLQCASYTPFDKDQSPFDVPFKLRPERMDADLALLATRFECIRTYSMTGLDALPDLARKHGLKLMIGAWVNSNPVDTEQEVELLIKSANANPDVVTAVIVGNEALLRKEVTGAQLARLINKVKSQVKQPVTYADVWEFWLKHPEIAPAVDFLTIHLLPYWEDDPSNIDVALRHVADVRQVFGNKFAPKDVMIGETGWPSEGRQRETAVPSRVNEAKFIRGFVAMAEQEGWRYNLIEAFDQPWKRGSEGAVGGYWGLFDADRQDKGVLAGPVSNVPYWKEWLAVGALIFLGTLILGGGVRSTRSALLLPLLGAVAACSIGAWGDLARLTTRFAGEWLWVGLLTGLNLLVLAHAALTLSARSGWRSGAFDFLERRAGRLVAAAGLAAAVMMLEMVFDPRYRSFASMAFVLPALVYLCRPVSVARREIALLTFIVGAGIVPQLYQEGLQNQQAWGWALVSGLMMVALWRCLRVRNG; encoded by the coding sequence ATGCAGGTAACATGCGTCGCTTTGCAGCCACTCGGCCTGACCATGTCCGCGACGTCCCGATTTCCTTTTCTGCCCTATCTGTTCGCCTGCCTGTTCGGGCTGCTGGCCCTTGGCGGTTTCTGGTATGGCCTCGGCCAACCGGTGATCCTGCCGGACGCTGCAACGCCGACGCACAAGCTGCAATGCGCCTCGTACACGCCGTTCGACAAGGACCAGTCGCCGTTCGACGTGCCGTTCAAGTTGCGCCCGGAGCGCATGGACGCCGACCTTGCGTTGCTGGCGACGCGCTTTGAATGTATCCGCACTTATTCGATGACCGGCCTCGACGCTCTGCCCGATCTGGCGCGCAAGCACGGTCTGAAGTTGATGATCGGCGCCTGGGTCAACAGCAACCCCGTGGATACCGAGCAGGAAGTCGAGCTGCTGATCAAATCCGCCAACGCCAACCCCGATGTGGTGACGGCGGTGATCGTCGGTAACGAGGCGCTGCTGCGCAAAGAGGTCACCGGAGCGCAACTGGCGCGGCTGATCAACAAGGTCAAAAGCCAGGTCAAGCAACCGGTGACTTATGCCGACGTCTGGGAATTCTGGCTCAAGCACCCGGAAATCGCCCCGGCCGTGGATTTCCTGACCATTCACTTGCTGCCGTACTGGGAAGACGATCCGTCGAACATCGACGTGGCGCTGCGGCATGTCGCGGATGTGCGTCAGGTGTTCGGCAACAAATTCGCGCCCAAAGACGTGATGATTGGCGAAACCGGCTGGCCGAGCGAAGGCCGTCAGCGCGAAACCGCCGTGCCGAGCCGGGTCAACGAGGCGAAATTCATTCGTGGATTTGTGGCGATGGCCGAGCAGGAAGGCTGGCGCTACAACCTGATCGAAGCCTTCGATCAGCCATGGAAACGTGGCAGCGAAGGCGCGGTCGGCGGCTATTGGGGACTGTTCGATGCCGATCGCCAGGACAAGGGCGTGCTCGCCGGGCCGGTGAGCAATGTGCCGTACTGGAAAGAATGGCTGGCGGTCGGTGCCTTGATCTTCCTCGGCACGCTGATCCTTGGCGGTGGCGTTCGCAGCACACGTTCGGCGCTGCTGCTGCCGCTGCTCGGCGCCGTCGCTGCTTGCTCGATTGGCGCCTGGGGCGATCTGGCGCGGTTGACCACGCGCTTTGCCGGTGAATGGCTGTGGGTCGGTTTGCTGACCGGGTTGAATCTGCTGGTGCTCGCGCATGCCGCGCTGACGTTGAGCGCACGCAGCGGTTGGCGGTCAGGCGCATTCGATTTCCTTGAGCGTCGCGCCGGCCGGCTGGTCGCAGCGGCCGGTCTTGCCGCTGCGGTGATGATGCTGGAGATGGTCTTCGATCCGCGTTATCGCAGCTTTGCCAGCATGGCATTCGTGCTGCCAGCGCTGGTGTACCTTTGCCGCCCGGTGAGCGTGGCGCGTCGGGAAATCGCGTTGCTGACATTTATCGTCGGCGCGGGGATCGTGCCGCAGTTGTATCAGGAAGGATTGCAGAATCAGCAGGCGTGGGGGTGGGCGCTGGTCAGTGGCTTGATGATGGTGGCGTTGTGGCGCTGTCTGCGGGTTCGCAACGGCTGA
- the gltA gene encoding citrate synthase yields the protein MADKKAQLIIEGAAPVELPILTGTVGPDVIDVRGLTATGRFTFDPGFMSTASCESKITYIDGDNGILLHRGYPIEQLAEQSDYLETCYLLLNGELPTAEQKAQFVSTVKNHTMVHEQLKTFFNGFRRDAHPMAVMCGVVGALSAFYHDSLDINNPQHREISAIRLVAKMPTLAAMVYKYSMGQPMMYPRNDLTYAENFLHMMFNTPCEIKPISPVLAKAMDRIFILHADHEQNASTSTVRLAGSSGANPFACIAAGIAALWGPAHGGANEAVLTMLDEIGDVSNIDKFIAKAKDKNDPFKLMGFGHRVYKNRDPRATVMKQTCDEVLKELGINNDPQLELAMRLEEIALTDPYFIERSLYPNVDFYSGIILKAIGIPTSMFTVIFALARTVGWISHWKEMLSSPYKIGRPRQLYTGYESRDITKLEDRK from the coding sequence ATGGCTGACAAAAAAGCGCAGTTGATCATCGAGGGCGCAGCCCCCGTCGAGCTGCCCATTTTAACCGGCACCGTTGGTCCCGATGTAATCGATGTTCGGGGCCTGACGGCCACGGGCCGCTTCACTTTCGACCCGGGTTTCATGTCGACCGCTTCGTGCGAATCGAAAATCACCTATATCGACGGCGACAACGGCATTCTGTTGCACCGCGGCTACCCGATCGAACAGCTGGCTGAACAGTCGGACTACCTGGAAACCTGCTACCTGCTGCTCAACGGCGAATTGCCGACTGCAGAACAGAAGGCCCAGTTCGTCAGCACCGTGAAAAACCACACCATGGTTCACGAGCAGCTGAAAACTTTCTTCAACGGCTTCCGTCGCGACGCCCACCCGATGGCCGTCATGTGCGGTGTAGTCGGCGCCCTCTCGGCCTTCTACCACGACTCGCTGGACATCAATAACCCGCAGCATCGCGAAATTTCCGCGATCCGTCTGGTTGCGAAGATGCCGACCCTGGCAGCGATGGTTTACAAGTACTCCATGGGCCAACCCATGATGTACCCGCGCAACGACCTGACGTACGCGGAAAACTTCCTGCACATGATGTTCAACACCCCGTGCGAGATCAAACCGATCAGCCCGGTGCTCGCCAAGGCCATGGACCGGATCTTCATCCTCCACGCCGACCACGAGCAGAACGCTTCGACCTCCACCGTGCGTCTGGCCGGCTCTTCGGGTGCCAACCCGTTCGCCTGTATCGCCGCCGGTATTGCCGCACTGTGGGGCCCTGCCCACGGCGGTGCGAACGAAGCCGTGCTGACCATGCTCGACGAGATTGGCGATGTGTCGAACATCGACAAGTTCATCGCCAAGGCCAAGGACAAGAACGATCCGTTCAAGTTGATGGGCTTCGGCCACCGCGTCTACAAGAACCGCGACCCTCGCGCGACTGTCATGAAGCAGACCTGCGACGAAGTGTTGAAGGAACTGGGCATCAACAACGATCCGCAACTCGAACTGGCCATGCGCCTGGAAGAGATCGCCCTGACCGACCCGTACTTCATCGAGCGCTCACTGTACCCGAACGTCGATTTCTACTCGGGGATCATCCTCAAGGCGATCGGCATTCCGACCAGCATGTTCACTGTGATCTTCGCTCTGGCGCGTACTGTCGGCTGGATTTCGCACTGGAAGGAAATGCTCTCGAGCCCTTACAAGATTGGCCGTCCGCGCCAGCTGTACACGGGTTACGAGTCGCGTGACATTACCAAGCTGGAAGATCGCAAATAA
- a CDS encoding cation acetate symporter, whose product MIRRLLALLSIAAFAPGAWAADALTGAVAKQPLNIPAILMFVAFVGATLYITYWASKKNNSAADYYAAGGKITGFQNGLAIAGDYMSAASFLGISALVFTSGYDGLIYSIGFLVGWPIILFLIAERLRNLGKYTFADVASYRLGQTQIRTLSACGSLVVVAFYLIAQMVGAGKLIQLLFGLDYHVAVILVGVLMCMYVLFGGMLATTWVQIIKAVLLLSGASFMALMVMKHVGFDFNTLFSEAIKVHAKGEAIMSPGGLVKDPISAFSLGLALMFGTAGLPHILMRFFTVSDAKEARKSVLYATGFIGYFYILTFIIGFGAILLVSTNPAFKDAAGALLGGNNMAAVHLANAVGGSIFLGFISAVAFATILAVVAGLTLAGASAVSHDLYASVIKKGKANEKDEIRVSKITTIALAVLAIGLGILFESQNIAFMVGLAFSIAASCNFPVLLLSMYWKKLTTRGAMIGGWLGLVSAVGLMILGPTIWVQILHHEKAIFPYEYPALFSMIIAFVGIWFFSITDKSAAADNERALFFPQFVRSQTGLGASGAVSH is encoded by the coding sequence ATGATCCGGCGTCTACTGGCTCTTCTGAGCATTGCCGCGTTCGCACCCGGCGCCTGGGCGGCTGACGCCCTGACCGGTGCGGTGGCCAAGCAACCGCTGAACATCCCGGCGATCCTGATGTTCGTGGCCTTCGTCGGCGCGACGTTGTACATCACCTACTGGGCTTCGAAGAAAAACAATTCGGCTGCCGACTACTATGCGGCAGGCGGCAAGATCACCGGTTTCCAGAACGGCCTGGCAATTGCCGGCGACTACATGTCGGCAGCGTCCTTCCTGGGCATTTCCGCACTGGTGTTCACCTCCGGCTACGATGGCCTGATCTACTCGATCGGCTTCCTCGTTGGCTGGCCGATCATTCTGTTCCTGATCGCCGAGCGCCTGCGCAACCTGGGTAAATACACCTTTGCCGACGTGGCGTCCTACCGCCTCGGGCAAACCCAGATTCGCACCCTGTCCGCCTGCGGTTCGCTGGTGGTGGTGGCGTTCTACCTGATCGCGCAAATGGTCGGTGCCGGCAAGCTGATCCAGTTGCTGTTCGGCCTCGATTACCACGTTGCAGTGATTCTGGTGGGCGTGCTGATGTGCATGTACGTGCTGTTCGGCGGCATGCTCGCGACCACTTGGGTGCAGATCATCAAGGCTGTTTTGCTGCTGTCCGGTGCTTCGTTCATGGCGCTGATGGTGATGAAGCACGTCGGCTTCGACTTCAACACGCTGTTCTCCGAAGCGATCAAGGTGCACGCCAAGGGTGAAGCGATCATGAGCCCGGGCGGTCTGGTCAAGGATCCGATCTCGGCGTTCTCGCTGGGTCTGGCGCTGATGTTCGGTACCGCTGGCCTGCCGCACATTCTGATGCGCTTCTTCACCGTGAGTGACGCCAAGGAAGCGCGCAAGAGCGTGCTGTACGCTACCGGCTTCATCGGCTACTTCTACATCCTGACCTTCATCATCGGCTTCGGCGCGATCCTGCTGGTCAGCACCAACCCGGCCTTCAAGGATGCAGCGGGCGCCTTGCTCGGCGGCAACAACATGGCGGCTGTGCACCTGGCCAACGCGGTCGGCGGCAGCATCTTCCTGGGCTTCATCTCGGCGGTGGCGTTCGCGACCATTCTCGCGGTGGTAGCCGGTCTGACGCTGGCAGGTGCTTCGGCGGTCTCGCATGATCTGTACGCCAGTGTTATCAAGAAGGGCAAGGCCAACGAGAAGGATGAGATTCGCGTGTCGAAGATCACTACCATCGCCCTGGCAGTGCTGGCGATTGGTCTGGGCATTCTGTTCGAAAGCCAGAACATTGCGTTCATGGTGGGCCTGGCGTTCTCGATCGCGGCGAGCTGCAACTTCCCTGTGCTGCTGCTTTCGATGTACTGGAAGAAGCTGACTACCCGTGGCGCGATGATTGGCGGCTGGCTGGGTCTGGTCAGTGCTGTTGGCCTGATGATCCTTGGCCCGACCATCTGGGTGCAGATTCTGCATCACGAGAAGGCGATCTTCCCTTACGAGTATCCGGCGCTGTTTTCGATGATCATTGCGTTCGTGGGGATCTGGTTCTTCTCGATCACTGACAAGTCGGCAGCTGCGGATAACGAGCGGGCGCTGTTCTTCCCGCAGTTTGTCCGTTCGCAGACTGGATTGGGGGCGAGTGGGGCGGTTTCGCACTAA
- a CDS encoding serine/threonine protein kinase: MLRSLRFAALFSGLILSASALAVDIDAASYGYPLTNPFEATIATTPPDLRPELPLDDDINQTDRSLTLRPEREFELPDNFWAVKKLTYRIATQDKPAPLIFLIAGTGARFDSTLNEYLKKLYYKAGYHVVQLSSPTSFDFISAASRFATPGVTKEDAEDMYRVMQAVRAQNPKLPVTEYYLTGYSLGALDAAFVAHLDETRRSFNFKKVLLLNPPVNLYTSVTNLDKLVQTEVKGINNSTTFYELVLTKLTRYFQQKGYIDLNDALLYDFQQSKQHLTNEQMAMLIGTSFRFSAADIAYTSDLVNRRGLITPPKFPITEGTSLTPFLKRALQCDFDCYITEQVIPMWRARTDGGSLLQLIDQVSLYALKDYLHDSPKIAVMHNADDVILGPGDLGFLRKTFGDRLTVYPLGGHCGNLNYRVNSDAMLEFFRG; the protein is encoded by the coding sequence ATGCTCCGTTCCTTGCGCTTCGCCGCGCTGTTCAGCGGCCTTATCTTGAGTGCGTCCGCACTGGCGGTGGATATCGACGCCGCCAGCTATGGCTACCCGCTGACCAACCCGTTCGAGGCGACGATCGCCACGACACCACCGGACCTGCGTCCGGAGTTGCCGCTGGACGACGACATCAATCAAACGGACCGCAGCCTCACCCTGCGCCCGGAGCGTGAATTCGAACTGCCGGACAATTTCTGGGCGGTGAAGAAGCTCACTTATCGCATCGCCACTCAGGACAAACCGGCGCCGCTGATCTTCCTGATCGCCGGCACTGGCGCGCGCTTTGACAGCACGCTCAACGAATACCTGAAGAAGTTGTATTACAAAGCCGGCTATCACGTCGTGCAGTTGTCCTCGCCAACCAGCTTCGACTTCATCAGCGCCGCTTCGCGTTTCGCCACCCCGGGCGTGACCAAGGAAGACGCCGAAGACATGTATCGCGTGATGCAGGCAGTGCGGGCACAGAATCCGAAGCTGCCGGTCACCGAGTATTACCTGACCGGTTACAGCCTCGGCGCCCTCGATGCCGCGTTCGTCGCGCATCTGGACGAGACCCGCCGCAGCTTCAACTTCAAGAAAGTCCTGCTGCTGAACCCGCCGGTCAACCTGTACACCTCGGTGACCAACCTCGACAAACTGGTACAGACCGAGGTCAAGGGCATCAACAACAGCACCACGTTCTATGAACTGGTACTGACCAAGCTGACCCGCTACTTCCAGCAGAAAGGCTACATCGACCTCAACGATGCGCTGCTGTATGACTTCCAGCAATCCAAGCAGCACCTGACCAACGAACAGATGGCCATGCTGATCGGTACTTCGTTCCGCTTCTCGGCGGCCGACATTGCCTACACCTCGGACCTGGTCAACCGTCGCGGCCTGATCACCCCGCCGAAATTCCCGATCACCGAAGGCACCAGCCTCACGCCGTTCCTCAAGCGTGCGCTGCAATGCGATTTCGACTGCTATATCACCGAACAGGTTATTCCGATGTGGCGCGCGCGCACCGACGGCGGCAGCCTGCTGCAACTGATCGATCAGGTCAGCCTGTATGCGCTCAAGGATTACCTGCACGACAGCCCGAAAATCGCCGTGATGCATAACGCCGACGACGTGATCCTCGGCCCTGGCGACCTGGGCTTCCTGCGTAAAACCTTCGGTGATCGCCTGACCGTTTATCCACTGGGCGGCCACTGCGGCAACCTTAACTACCGCGTCAACAGCGACGCCATGCTGGAGTTCTTCCGTGGCTAA
- the sdhA gene encoding succinate dehydrogenase flavoprotein subunit produces MANIPTISFDAIIIGGGGAGMRAALQLAQGGHKTAVITKVFPTRSHTVSAQGGITCAIASADPNDDWRWHMYDTVKGSDYIGDQDAIEYMCQEGPAAVFELDHMGLPFSRTEQGRIYQRPFGGQSKDYGKGGQAARTCAASDRTGHALLHTLYQGNLKAGTTFLNEYYAVDLVKNQEGEFVGVIAICIETGETSYIRAKATVLATGGAGRIYASTTNALINTGDGVGMALRAGVPVQDIEMWQFHPTGIAGAGVLVTEGCRGEGGYLINKHGERFMERYAPNAKDLAGRDVVARSMVKEIIAGNGCGPNGDHVMLKLDHLGEEVLHSRLPGICELSKTFAHVDPVVAPVPVVPTCHYMMGGVATNIHGQAITQNAEGQDQIIPGLFAVGEVACVSVHGANRLGGNSLLDLVVFGRAAGLHLEKALTDGIEYDDATESDIEAALSRLNALNNRTDGEDVATLRRELQSCMQNYFGVFRTGEYMQKGIAQLADLRARIANVKINDKSQAFNTARIEALELQNLLEVAEATAIAAEVRKESRGAHAREDFEDRDDENWLCHTLYFPGDKRVTKRAVNFSPKTVPTFEPKVRTY; encoded by the coding sequence ATGGCTAACATTCCAACGATTTCTTTCGACGCCATCATTATTGGTGGTGGCGGTGCCGGCATGCGCGCTGCGCTGCAGCTGGCACAGGGCGGTCACAAGACTGCGGTGATCACCAAGGTTTTCCCGACCCGTTCGCACACTGTTTCCGCTCAGGGTGGCATCACTTGCGCCATCGCCTCTGCCGACCCGAACGATGACTGGCGCTGGCACATGTACGATACCGTCAAGGGTTCCGACTACATCGGTGACCAGGACGCTATCGAATACATGTGTCAGGAAGGCCCGGCTGCCGTGTTCGAGCTGGACCACATGGGTCTGCCGTTCTCGCGTACCGAGCAAGGCCGCATCTATCAGCGTCCGTTCGGTGGCCAGTCCAAGGACTACGGCAAGGGCGGTCAGGCTGCACGAACCTGCGCTGCGTCCGACCGTACCGGTCACGCGCTGCTGCACACCCTTTATCAGGGCAACCTGAAAGCCGGCACCACGTTCCTCAACGAGTACTACGCTGTTGATCTGGTGAAAAACCAGGAAGGCGAATTCGTTGGTGTGATCGCGATCTGCATCGAAACCGGCGAAACCTCCTACATCCGTGCCAAGGCCACCGTTCTGGCGACTGGCGGTGCAGGTCGTATCTACGCATCCACCACCAACGCCCTGATCAACACCGGTGACGGCGTCGGTATGGCTCTGCGTGCTGGCGTGCCGGTACAAGACATCGAAATGTGGCAGTTCCACCCGACCGGCATTGCCGGCGCCGGTGTACTGGTTACAGAAGGTTGCCGTGGTGAAGGTGGTTACCTGATCAACAAGCACGGCGAGCGTTTCATGGAGCGTTATGCTCCGAACGCGAAAGACCTGGCTGGTCGTGACGTGGTTGCCCGTTCGATGGTCAAGGAAATCATCGCTGGCAACGGTTGCGGTCCGAATGGCGACCACGTAATGCTCAAACTCGACCACCTGGGCGAGGAAGTGCTGCACAGCCGTCTGCCAGGCATCTGCGAACTGTCGAAGACTTTCGCCCACGTCGACCCGGTAGTTGCGCCGGTGCCGGTTGTTCCGACCTGCCACTACATGATGGGCGGCGTTGCCACCAACATTCATGGCCAGGCGATCACCCAGAATGCCGAAGGTCAGGACCAGATCATTCCTGGCCTGTTCGCAGTAGGCGAAGTGGCTTGCGTATCGGTACACGGTGCGAACCGTCTGGGCGGCAACTCGCTGCTCGACCTGGTGGTATTCGGTCGCGCTGCCGGCCTGCACCTGGAAAAGGCGTTGACCGATGGCATCGAATACGACGACGCTACCGAGTCCGACATCGAAGCTGCACTGTCGCGCCTGAACGCGCTGAACAACCGTACCGACGGTGAAGACGTTGCCACCCTGCGTCGCGAGCTGCAAAGCTGCATGCAGAACTACTTCGGTGTGTTCCGTACCGGCGAATACATGCAGAAGGGCATCGCTCAGCTCGCTGACCTGCGTGCTCGCATCGCCAACGTGAAGATCAACGATAAGTCGCAGGCGTTCAACACTGCACGTATCGAAGCGCTGGAACTGCAGAACCTGCTGGAAGTGGCTGAAGCTACCGCCATCGCGGCCGAAGTACGTAAAGAGTCCCGCGGCGCTCACGCCCGTGAAGACTTCGAAGACCGTGACGACGAAAACTGGCTGTGCCACACCCTGTACTTCCCGGGTGACAAGCGCGTCACCAAGCGTGCCGTGAACTTCTCGCCGAAGACTGTTCCGACTTTCGAACCTAAAGTCCGGACTTATTAA
- the sdhD gene encoding succinate dehydrogenase, hydrophobic membrane anchor protein, translated as MVTNVTNLSRSGLYDWMAQRVSAVVLAAYFIFLIGYIVANPGLEYAQWHELFAHNGMRIFSLLALVALGAHAWVGMWTIATDYLTPMAFGKSATAIRFLFQAVCGVAMFAYFVWGVQILWGI; from the coding sequence ATGGTAACTAACGTCACTAACCTGTCGCGTTCGGGCCTCTATGACTGGATGGCACAGCGTGTGTCTGCGGTCGTTCTCGCGGCTTACTTCATCTTCCTGATCGGATACATCGTCGCCAACCCTGGCCTCGAGTATGCCCAGTGGCATGAACTGTTCGCTCACAACGGAATGCGTATTTTCAGCCTGCTGGCCCTTGTTGCTCTCGGCGCTCACGCCTGGGTCGGCATGTGGACCATCGCGACCGACTACCTGACGCCGATGGCGTTCGGCAAGTCCGCAACGGCGATACGTTTCCTTTTCCAGGCAGTATGCGGCGTTGCGATGTTCGCTTACTTCGTCTGGGGTGTGCAGATTCTCTGGGGTATCTGA